One region of Dehalococcoidia bacterium genomic DNA includes:
- a CDS encoding enoyl-ACP reductase codes for MAQLEGKIGLIFGVANKNSIAWGVAQAWHSEGATLVFTYQGERFKTKVEELVETLGTNSVVLPCDVTSDEDIASVFQLMQEKFGRLDLLLHAVAYAPREALDDEFVNTSREAFQIALDVSAYSLVALARGAVPLMQDGGSIVALSFYGAEKVMPHYNVMGVAKAALESSTRYLAACLGPKKIRVNCISAGPVNTLAGRGISDFHAMMEHHAAHAPLKRNVLLEEIGATAAFLASDGAAAITGQVLYVDCGYSVMGA; via the coding sequence ATGGCACAGTTAGAAGGGAAAATAGGTCTGATATTCGGGGTTGCCAACAAAAACTCCATCGCCTGGGGAGTGGCTCAGGCATGGCACAGTGAGGGAGCCACACTCGTTTTCACATATCAGGGAGAACGATTCAAGACGAAAGTAGAAGAACTGGTCGAGACGCTGGGCACCAACTCTGTCGTCTTACCTTGCGATGTAACCAGTGATGAAGACATCGCCTCCGTTTTCCAGTTAATGCAGGAAAAATTCGGACGCCTCGACCTCCTGCTGCATGCGGTGGCTTACGCCCCCCGCGAAGCGCTGGACGACGAGTTCGTGAACACCAGCCGTGAGGCTTTCCAAATCGCGCTTGACGTCAGTGCCTATTCTCTGGTGGCGCTGGCACGAGGCGCTGTGCCTCTGATGCAGGATGGCGGCAGCATTGTGGCCTTAAGTTTTTACGGGGCTGAAAAAGTGATGCCGCACTATAACGTCATGGGAGTGGCCAAGGCTGCTCTCGAATCCTCGACTCGATATCTGGCGGCCTGCCTGGGGCCGAAGAAGATACGGGTTAACTGTATCAGCGCAGGGCCTGTCAACACGCTAGCCGGGCGTGGCATCAGCGATTTCCATGCTATGATGGAACATCATGCGGCCCACGCTCCGCTAAAGCGCAACGTGCTGCTGGAGGAAATCGGGGCAACCGCGGCTTTCCTCGCCTCAGACGGGGCGGCAGCTATCACCGGCCAGGTGCTATATGTTGACTGCGGCTACAGCGTTATGGGCGCGTGA
- a CDS encoding 30S ribosomal protein S20, whose protein sequence is MANTKSATKEIRVAGARQERNKSMRSLTKTIVHKAESAVSKGEESAQADVKAAASSLDKAAGAGIIHANAAARKKSRLTKKLNKAVATKK, encoded by the coding sequence TTGGCCAATACCAAATCCGCAACAAAAGAAATCCGCGTGGCTGGGGCCAGGCAGGAACGCAATAAGTCCATGCGCAGTCTTACCAAGACCATCGTTCACAAGGCGGAGAGCGCCGTGAGTAAGGGTGAAGAATCCGCCCAGGCGGACGTAAAAGCGGCTGCCAGCTCGCTGGACAAGGCCGCTGGCGCGGGCATCATTCACGCCAATGCTGCCGCCCGCAAAAAGAGCCGGCTGACGAAGAAACTCAACAAAGCCGTTGCCACCAAGAAATAA